The Roseateles sp. XES5 genome window below encodes:
- a CDS encoding DUF4214 domain-containing protein translates to MAGLGFAAALLLALPALALTWGVNGHPINSYPGISLAAQLDLLKELGASSYRVDISSVDAGDKLAELVVEAKARGITILPVITPAVDLKTMDEATLHAAAREMALALGTRFKDDIRVWELGNELENFAIIQPCERRDDGTIYPCEWGAAGGVGALDYYGPRWAKVSAVLRGLSDGMTAADPTIRKAMGTAGWGHTGAFERMQADGIQWDISVWHMYGEDPEWAFKLLAAHGRPIWVTEFNHPFGSQKSATEQADGLVRWMARLRELAVPYRIEVAHLYELLDETYWAPDFEAYMGLVELEGSTAKGWRIGKPKPAYAAVQREMRDEGVTGCDTEDLRKVADAAFRKASLGYCLVLGRPAGLFEAEGWVRKLENGASEAEMTEGLLASQEFRQKHAVADLDDRAYIDLLYQRLLGRPADGAGLEGYLADLNAGRATRATIARALVQSDEFTARGTIR, encoded by the coding sequence ATGGCGGGTCTCGGCTTCGCCGCGGCCCTCCTGCTGGCGCTTCCGGCGCTGGCGCTCACCTGGGGCGTCAACGGCCATCCGATCAATTCCTATCCCGGCATTTCCCTCGCCGCGCAACTCGATCTCCTGAAGGAACTCGGCGCCAGCTCCTACCGCGTCGACATTTCCAGCGTGGATGCCGGCGACAAGCTGGCCGAACTCGTCGTGGAGGCAAAGGCGCGCGGCATCACCATCCTTCCCGTCATCACGCCCGCCGTCGATCTCAAGACCATGGACGAGGCCACGCTCCATGCCGCGGCGCGCGAGATGGCGCTGGCGCTCGGCACGCGCTTCAAGGACGATATCCGTGTCTGGGAGCTCGGCAACGAACTGGAGAATTTTGCCATCATCCAGCCCTGCGAGCGCCGGGACGACGGCACGATCTATCCCTGCGAATGGGGTGCGGCCGGTGGCGTCGGCGCACTGGACTATTACGGGCCGCGCTGGGCGAAGGTGAGCGCCGTGCTGCGCGGACTCTCCGACGGCATGACCGCCGCCGACCCCACCATCCGCAAGGCGATGGGGACCGCCGGCTGGGGACATACCGGCGCCTTCGAGCGCATGCAGGCCGATGGCATCCAGTGGGACATTTCCGTCTGGCACATGTACGGCGAGGATCCCGAATGGGCCTTCAAGCTGCTGGCCGCCCATGGCCGGCCCATCTGGGTGACGGAATTCAACCATCCCTTCGGCAGCCAGAAAAGCGCGACGGAACAGGCGGACGGTCTCGTGCGCTGGATGGCGCGCCTGCGCGAACTTGCCGTCCCCTACCGGATCGAGGTGGCGCATCTCTACGAGCTTCTCGACGAGACCTACTGGGCGCCCGATTTCGAGGCCTATATGGGGCTCGTCGAACTCGAGGGCAGTACAGCGAAAGGCTGGCGGATCGGCAAGCCGAAGCCCGCCTATGCGGCGGTCCAACGGGAAATGCGCGATGAGGGCGTGACCGGTTGCGACACCGAAGACCTGCGCAAGGTCGCCGACGCCGCCTTCCGCAAGGCGAGCCTCGGCTATTGCCTCGTACTCGGCCGGCCGGCGGGTCTTTTCGAGGCCGAGGGCTGGGTTCGCAAGCTGGAGAACGGCGCCAGCGAAGCGGAGATGACCGAAGGCCTGCTCGCCTCGCAGGAGTTTCGCCAGAAACATGCCGTCGCCGATCTGGACGACCGCGCCTATATCGACCTCCTCTACCAACGGCTGCTCGGTCGTCCGGCGGATGGTGCGGGACTGGAAGGCTATCTGGCAGACCTGAACGCCGGCCGCGCGACACGCGCGACCATCGCCAGGGCGCTCGTCCAATCGGACGAATTCACGGCGCGCGGCACCATACGATAG
- a CDS encoding PIG-L family deacetylase, whose protein sequence is MMTLDEFRNCVIVVAHPDDEILWASSLLAVARKIILCYGESPGYPAVGAGRRALLKEFPLETVVSLDVAESDVHLSANWAHPAETAYGIEVSRNGDAYAKRFHLLREALEAHLEEGDIVVTHNPWGEYGHEEHVQVHRAVADVRQRRNFRLFVTGYVSDRVLRFMEKCTPRLGPAFAMLPTDKVLGDALKRQYQANGIWTWEDAYQWPDRECFYEVHDPAAPLRSDERTMVSLPVNVLWLDGQRPIWRRALRGVKQRLRALAYRLARRKQA, encoded by the coding sequence ATGATGACTTTGGATGAATTCAGAAATTGCGTCATCGTCGTTGCCCATCCCGACGACGAGATCCTCTGGGCCAGCTCGCTCCTGGCCGTCGCGCGAAAGATCATCCTCTGCTACGGCGAAAGCCCGGGCTATCCGGCGGTCGGCGCGGGCCGACGCGCGCTGTTGAAGGAATTCCCGCTTGAAACCGTGGTGAGCCTCGATGTCGCCGAGTCCGATGTCCACCTTTCGGCGAACTGGGCGCATCCCGCTGAAACCGCCTATGGCATCGAGGTCAGCCGCAACGGGGACGCCTATGCCAAGCGGTTCCATCTTCTGCGCGAGGCGCTGGAGGCCCATCTGGAGGAGGGCGACATTGTCGTCACGCACAATCCCTGGGGCGAATATGGCCATGAGGAACATGTGCAGGTCCATCGGGCCGTTGCCGACGTGAGGCAGCGGCGGAATTTCCGCCTGTTCGTGACGGGCTATGTCAGCGATCGCGTGCTGCGCTTCATGGAAAAATGCACGCCGCGCCTCGGCCCGGCCTTCGCCATGTTGCCGACCGACAAGGTGCTCGGCGATGCGCTGAAGCGGCAATATCAGGCCAACGGCATCTGGACCTGGGAAGACGCCTATCAATGGCCCGACCGCGAATGCTTCTATGAAGTGCACGATCCGGCCGCGCCGCTGCGCAGCGACGAGCGGACCATGGTATCGCTGCCGGTCAATGTGCTGTGGCTCGATGGCCAGCGGCCGATCTGGCGTCGCGCGCTGCGCGGCGTGAAGCAGCGGTTGCGGGCGCTTGCTTATCGGCTCGCCCGACGGAAACAGGCGTAA